The DNA sequence AAGCAGAAAACAGAGTACTAGAAGCTACCTTATTTTCTTCTGTATTCAGAAGGTGTTTTGAAGAACTTTCCAGTGGAATCATGAAGAAAAGCCTAGCAATATTTGAAGATCACATGTTCTACTGTAACTACAAGCAAATATTTGGTCCAGAATGATAAAGTAGAACCCGGAGGCTGTGGTCAAATTTGGTACCTCGAGAAGACTGTTTCCATCAGCTTTTCAGGAAGCTTTTTCAAGGGCTTTTCTACTGCACTTACAGCATGATACGCATAACGTTTCCCACCCATATTTGAAGTTTAGATGTTGTAGAGAATTTTAAAATCAAGAATCATCCAGAAAGGTGGCGGAATGCATAAGTTATGATGCTGCAAAGGTGAGCAGAGGATAAGAAAAATCTGGAATTTCTGACAAGTCTTATCTGCGAAGCATGTTTAAGCCGTCTTTGGAGACTTTATTGGAGCATCCTTTGGACGATTATTGTTTGGACGTCAATAAATGATGCTATAGGGTATTGTAGGCCTGAGAAATAGACAGAAAGATTGCTAGAAAGTCATTCTACAAGCCCATAAATTTGACCAAACAataaggaaaatctggaaatttctgACAGATTTGACTGTGAAGACTTTTCAAGGCTGTTTTTGGGAAACAAGTTGAGGGGTTTTTTAGAATATTTTTGCAGACTTTTGAAGACAAATATCAAAGCTTGTACCTGCCTGAAAATCACGTTCAAATCTGAGATGGAACCTAGTTAAGAGAGGGGCTAAAAAGGCTATCAAAAGTTAGGCAGATTCTTTGCATCTCTTGGCAGATTGTGTGTATCTATTGGCAGATTGCTTTAAGGCTTCTTGAGGACTCTTTGCTGAGTTGTTAATGAGTTGTACACATTATATAGGAGCTGTGAAGGATATAGAAGTCAAAGATTTCAGCCCAAGAAGAAGAGTTCACATTGGAGAAGTAAAAACTCAATTTAACTGCAAGAATACCCTTGAACTTgtaactcctatataaagggcctCCCTCCACATTtttaagagagaagaaaaacacAGATACACACACCATCTACTGCCCTAAATCAGAGACCACAGCTCCATACTCTCCCCTCATCATAGTTCACGAAATCCCCACTCCAAGGAGAAGCCGTAGCCACCATCTTCCATCATCCTGTCGTGCTCTTGCTTTGAAGACGCCTCAAGCTTTCTTGGAGAATATTCAAAGTGAGATCGTGATATCTACTGCCCTCTACGGTTTATTCCTTTTGTACTTTTCGAGTTCAATATGTATATTTCTTCggatttccaaactatgagcgagtaattttctatgttgagaactagtatgaaaccctagttatgtgatggatttttagcttttgaatctcttCCTCAATTACAAGAttttgtgaatgctttgtttggttttgttttataaaatcttttatatgtttatgtcttagattgatcacctaaaatatgagcatgtaattggagctagttttaaggtgcagtgcgttcacgatCTTAAAACACTTAAGTAGTAAagcctacatgttaggtgaaatcaaacaaatagaatgcatgctaggatggcgttcctcactagttttgtactctaaaatcaatctttccaaagagcttaatgtgtttatgtgtacttaatgagttaatttgatagggtagcgttctacaccttgattgcatataagcaagcttaggatgcagtgcgttcacggtcctaagtaattttgggaaaaataaggctttagcggcgatcctaaagttcttgattggtttcattcacatgtcttagtaattgaagattaggttaaattgtctttctctgATCATAACTAGTGGTGGATTACGAAGTTCTCAACGTCCATACATCTGATTTAGAATCCCTAAAATttgcaacattttctttcttttattattgctTGCGTTTTCAAAACCTAAACCCccctttcatttagtttttgtgtcaactttatttctcttttctttctttagtttttgatAGTTTTGTTCCATTAGTGCAATTTGTgaaagtaccctcaatccccggactgaacgatccctgcttatcctatactaacaattgtcttttgcagggtaattttgtgcgcttaattcaggcgtaccaatttttggcgccgttgccggggattgaaaaatcccTAGCAAGTTgcattaattattattttttaattatttttgtatAGTGCTTTTAAAACGTGTAAAATATTAACTTTGAGTTCTAGTTTAATTTTAAGtgtgaatcataacggaataggtgaagggtTCTTTTGTTAATTCTTGTCTTAACCCCCATTGTTCAGCTAGATTCATCTTAGTAAGATACGGTGTCTAGgctgattggatacgagaagtgctagcaaagggtctcgtcccctgctaaacaagtgagctgagctccgccaaaatcgttcctctactacctggccgTGTCCCAATAAGAGTTATCGAATGCTTTGGGTTGAGGGCGACAATTATTAACATTTGAAACatcttgggccgcatgtccaaaCCTTGATTCAAACTTAATCTCAAACTTTTTCTCTTCACATAAACCAACGTGTAATCTAACTTAAGATAGTGcttttcttgaaattcattgtCTTGTTACACTTGTTTTTCATTCCATTACTTCTTACtaacttcaatttttgttttgtctCTCAATGTAATGCTGCATCAATCTTACAAGGTGTGTTCCATATGCTCCATGGTTGGTCATTCAGCAGAGACATGTACAAGCATCCGGTATGGAGGATACTATGGTCAAAATACCATGCTTGGAGGATTTCAAGACAACCAAGGGCATTGGAATAATTACTATTCACCTCCATACAGTCCAGCATGGGATAACTCTCCATATTCTTCATGGAACAACAATCCAAATATGCAGCAAGGATCTTTCAATGCGTTTGATGCTTCCCTATGTTCATACCATGATTATAGGCCACAAGCACCTCCACCTCAAAACTCAGGTATGGCTAATAATTATGATGAGATGATTAAGGCTCTAAATGCTGCAACTCAAGCTATGATTCAGGAACAGCAAGCTTTGGATGCTTCCATACAGCAAGCTCGTGAGAATGGTGATGATTGGGCAGAAACTCAAAGGCGTTGGGAGACCTTTATATCTCAAGAGCAACCTTCTACACTGATGGTAACTTTAGAGGAGTTCCCAACAACTACGGCTTTGGATCAGCCTCAAGATGAGTTCAATGATTCAAGCTATGTTGAGGATGAAATAAGGGATTTGGATGAGTCTTATGAAGAGCAACGCAATGTTGAGACATGTGAGGACTACGAACTATGTTGCATAACCGAGCTTGAAAAATGGGAAATGGAAGATCcctttgatgatgatgaagatgaatcCTATCAAGGAGGAAGTAAGGATGAGCTTCATGCAAATGTGTCCCAAGTGCCTGAAACAATCATGTTACCTTATGAAGATCCAAAATCTTACGAGACCATAATGGAGGATTGCTTAAAAGAGGAGTCCATCAAGGCTTCTACATTTGGACCTTTATTGCTAGCACATGGAAGACCACATGATTCTTCAGCGCCTCATTCAAGCTCTACACATGTTCTCCCCATCCAAGCAACGTTTGAGTTTGTTGATCATGCGGAGATGGTGATATGTGAGCACCTCAAATCTGATAAGGAGGTCATTCTTGCTGTGATTGTTAAACTTAAGAAAAGATGGAGACAACGGAAGAGGAGAAAGGAAAAGAGGAGCATCAAATCTCATTTTTCCATTGCTCCCAAGTTACCTAAGTTACTTGCAAGGGACCATGCAATATCTTTGAAGAAGCTTAAGCATCTAATCGAACCGCGGCCTAAACCTCCTGATTACACTTAATTGGCAGTACACGTCAGGCTGAAAAGACGTTAAATCAAGCGCTcgttgggaggcaacccaaactttttcatttttaatcttATTTTTGTTAGTTCGTTTTAATGTGTTTTGTGAGTGTGCAGGTGTAAACATTAAGAAAGGCGAGGAAATCTACACTTTGCAATAGAGTGCCGGCTATGCAAGCAGTCAACTTGGGCTTGCTGCAGTTTGTAGCCAAGATGGAACCAGCAGACGTACTCATCACTTCTTTTGGAGTCCATATTGCACGGAGCTTACGTtttggaagtcaaggccttgtgccttgaagtTGGTGTTTAACTTCAGTCTtctccaaaggtcgtgagcaTTGGGAGGTCTTCAAGGGGGAGCTTTTCTATAACCTTTCTTATCTTTCTACTTGCCTTCTTTTGGATTTTCCTTCTCTATGCTTTTCTTGTGCATTGTGAGTTATATTGtcatacattgaggacaatgtctaatttaagtgtgggggagggaaatacaaatttgtcaatttgtttttgagtcatatatttaaaaaaaaaaaaaatttgtttttgagtcatatatttcaaaaaaaaaaaacaaaaaaaataaaaaaaaaaaatatatatatatatatatatatttctatgttttgagtcatttgttttctttgagtcttaggatgcctttgaactgtctaggatgagcttatatctctaaaattatgGCTAAGAGTTGATCATGAGATTAAAGATGAAAATTCGATGTTATTCTATTGTTAATAAGAATTTATGATTGATCATATGCATCTGTAGTGGATATGGCCTTGCTTACATAGTACAGATTTGAGCATGCCAGATGAGCCATTGATTCATAAAACCTATGTGAGAATTTTGTGCCTATCTCCTCTCTTTTTCGAGTGTTAATACATGCATACATGTGCAAACAtgactcttattttcttggcgatgattttgttgatctcattattcctTCATTTTGATCAATTGcatgccatagattttaatggactagagaatttACTAGAACTCATTCTTGTGCTTTTCAAAGCTTATAGTCAATATATTTTCCTGAtcttggaaaggataaaggcaacATAGGAActtccaccatagccaaatttaACCTGTGTCCCCATTTTGTGTACACAAGATGTGCACCCCTTAGTtcaacccctttgagcctacatttgaaccttttctttcatcaccctcaataTTCCTAACCCTTGAACCTTAGAATAGTTGTATCCTTACCCTTGTTCTAAATATTTAGTGGAGTTTTAATTTTGAGACATACAAGATCAAGGTGACGTCAAGGATGATGAAAATGATGAGAAataataagtgtgggggaaagacttgtccaaaccaaaaaaaaagtgcgacaatgaaaaatatgtgcaagtatttatggattttagtccctccATTGCGGataaggagtttgttttgaagggAAGACCTAAGTACgataaatttggtctttgtcctatttcacaagtATTCAAAGGGAGGTTAGAATGAAGCATGGGCCCAACATAATGACATCCGGCCTCGATAAAGACACACAAAAGTTCAACGTTGCAAGATGCCTTGGTGACTAAAAGCAAgaaagtctctctacatcaacataAAACTCTACTaagtttttaggacactttgttgtTTTTCCTATTCCTTCATTTCTTGAAgccttaagccttggccccattataACCTGAattaagacctctttgatccttgagatggaaaacctttgatctgtggagattagtaacaagagttgagcatatggtttgggtccatttgtgcatgcattgatatctttcatgagatctttaaaaataTATTCATGTTTTTCGAAGCCTTGTTTtctatatgtgagctatttgtttgttttgatatatcatctctcacatatacttgagcgaatgaaagcttttaagcatgacccttgaatctgagagaagaaagagtggatacattgtgaggatttgaatcataacTTGTCTGAAGCATGCATAGCGCCATTGACCTCACTATTGTAGCccccaagtcctacttgtgtatatgacTAGTCATTGATCTTTATTAACCTTACAATGATCTTGTAATGATTCTAGGTTTTGTGTTTAACTTGGTGCCataaaagtaagagatttctgagacgaCAATGTTGAAGGGCTAGTTTGTTTTGAGTCTAGAGtcttttgtttcgtttttatgaGTCTTGttagttttgatttttgctaagggactagcaaaagccaagtgtgggggaatttgataggagcataaaatgcgacgaatTTATAGTTTAACCCTTTAcacttttgcttagttatttcgtTAAAAAGATCAAACTAACTTTGTTATGTTCTTAGGAGGTTTGTGGAGCAACCGTGGAGAAATAGGAGCTCAATTGTGGCAAGTTAAGGCTCGGGTGTATAGTAGTGATGCAAAAGATGAAAGATCACCATTTATACAGTCAGAAACAAGAAGGAAAGCTTGTGGAAAAATTCGTGCAAAACAGTTGCCGAGAAGCAGAAAACAGAGTACTAGAAGCTACCTTATTTTCTTCTGTATTCAGAAGGTGTTTTGAAGAACTTTCCAGTGGAATCATGAAGAAAAGCCTAGCAATATTTGAAGATCACATGTTCTACTGTAACTACAAGCAAATATTTGGTCCAGAATGATAAAGTAGAACCCGGAGGCTGTGGTCAAATTTGGTACCTCGAGAAGACTGTTTCCTTCAGCTTTTCAGGAAGCTTTTTCAAGGGCTTTTCTACTGCACTTACAGCATGATACGCATAAAGTTTCCCACCCATATTTGAAGTTTAGATGTTGTAGAGAATTTTAAAATCAAGAATCATCCAGAAAGGTGGCGGAATGCATAAGTTATGATGCTGCAAAGGTGAGCAGAGGATAAGAAAAATCTGGAATTTCTGACAAGTCTTATCTGCGAAGCATGTTTGAGCCGTCTTTGGAGACTTTATTGGAGCATCCTTTGGACGATTATTGTTTGGACGTCAATAAATGATGCTATAGGGTATTGTAGGCCTGAGAAATAGACAGAAAGATTGCTAGAAAGTCATTCTACAAGCCCATAAATTTGACCAAACAataaggaaaatctggaaatttctgACAGATTTGACTGTGAAGACTTTTCAAGGCTGTTTTTGGGAAACAAGTTGAGGGGTTTTTTAGAATATTTTTGCAGACTTTTGAAGACAAATATCAAAGCTTGTACCTGCCTGAAAATCACGTTCAAATCTGAGATGGAACCTAGTTAAGAGAGGGGCTAAAAAGGCTATCAAAAGTTAGGCAGATTCTTTGCATCTCTTGGCAGATTGTGTGTATCTATTGGCAGATTGCTTTAAGGCTTCTTGAGGACTCTTTGCTGAGTTGTTAATGAGTTGTACACATTATATAGGAGCTGTGAAGGATATAGAAGTCAAAGATTTCAGCCCAAGAAGAAGAGTTCACATTGGAGAAGTAAAAACTCAATTTAACTGCAAGAATACCCTTGAACTTgtaactcctatataaagggcctCCCTCCACATTtttaagagagaagaaaaacacAGATACACACACCATCTACTGCCCTAAATCAGAGACCACAGCTCCATACTCTCCCCTCATCATAGTTCACGAAATCCCCACTCCAAGGAGAAGCCGTAGCCACCATCTTCCATCATCCTGTCGTGCTCTTGCTTTGAAGACGCCTCAAGCTTTCTTGGAGAATATTCAAAGTGAGATCGTGATATCTACTGCCCTCTACGGTTTATTCCTTTTGTACTTTTCGAGTTCAATATGTATATTTCTTCggatttccaaactatgagcgagtaattttctatgttgagaactagtatgaaaccctagttatgtgatggatttttagcttttgaatctcttCCTCAATTACAAGAttttgtgaatgctttgtttggttttgttttataaaatcttttatatgtttatgtcttagattgatcacctaaaatatgagcatgtaattggagctagttttaaggtgcagtgcgttcacgatCTTAAAACACTTAAGTAGTAAagcctacatgttaggtgaaatcaaacaaatagaatgcatgctaggatggcgttcctcactagttttgtactctaaaatcaatctttccaaagagcttaatgtgtttatgtgtacttaatgagttaatttgatagggtagcgttctacaccttgattgcatataagcaagcttaggatgcagtgcgttcacggtcctaagtaattttgggaaaaataaggctttagcggcgatcctaaagttcttgattggtttcattcacatgtcttagtaattgaagattaggttaaattgtctttctctgATCATAACTAGTGGTGGATTACGAAGTTCTCAACGTCCATACATCTGATTTAGAATCCCTAAAATttgcaacattttctttcttttattattgctTGCGTTTTCAAAACCTAAACCCccctttcatttagtttttgtgtcaactttatttctcttttctttctttagtttttgatAGTTTTGTTCCATTAGTGCAATTTGTgaaagtaccctcaatccccggactgaacgatccctgcttatcctatactaacaattgtcttttgcagggtaattttgtgcgcttaattcaggcgtaccatcaccctacctagaattggagtgctcgtccacaaTTAGCTTCGTTTCCGACTTTCGATACTTCTTCCAATTTCCTGGGCACACGCacgagtcctttataataaaattaaaccaataagtaACTTGACGTCATTAACTTAATCAATCAAGCACTTAAGGCATTCACTTAATTTCCTTAAAGTCCTTAAAGCCCATCAAAATATCCTTTTAACATAAAAATCTACTATCCATTCcaaaataatccaaatgatatTGCATTTGAACTGATTGGGATATGGAAATTATACTTAGAACTTTGActtcatttctttaaccttTTTACTTTAGGAAAACAAATCACAATTTCCATTCCCaaacaattcacttaacgtagtAAGCTCATTCTAGAGatggtgatcacacttctttccacGTTAAAATTCTGGTCAACTGGTTTGCCCCTTTTTACTTAATCATTAAATACTAGCAAATAAATagtaattaccattcccgaatgatCACATTCTCACGATAACTTCGGGATAAGGCGACACCAGTATATTCCGACTTTTAACCTTATTTCGAGAACGTTAATCCAATATCCTAATTTAgctcaatcaaataaaatccattattttcataatcaatttctcaaacaatTGTGATTACTTAATCTCCTTGACTTCACTCAACACATTTAGTTTTAATTCTCAATTACCACCAAAATAAACTCTTCGGCAAAAAGACATTTCCAAAATTGATATCAGATACACCATCTTAATTAACAAAACCAACTCTGTCACATTCAACCGGTTTCAATCTCAACTACCAAACTATTTAagcatttgactcaaaaatgtcaTCTTAAGTTAACTTCATTCAATGCATTTTCCAACCCATTCAACAACATGCTCAAATCACCCAACTCAACCACAACAATTGCAAGATCACCAAACCAGGCCCttaccatttcttcttttctaggTTAGAAGCTAATTCAACGTATCTGCATTCCACCACTTTTAACCATCCACATTCCTAGCAAGCAAAACACAAGTTAACAGACATTCCTCATTCAATTTCATATCCAACAGAGTCTATGATCCTCACCTTGATCGATTTAAATCGAAACTGTCCCAGTAGCTCCTCTCTTCCCCAAAGCTTCAATTCCCTTCTTTTTCCAGATTCCATAAACCTCAATTCCAAATTAAATGGCAGTAGGTTAGGTTTTCTAATCCAAACTGAAATTGGATGTTTCAACTAAAGGAGGGTGCGACAATTACCTAATCGTGAAGACCTGGGAGTATGGCAACACGAGCGGCGGAGCTGTAGTGGCTCACGCTTCAGCGACGGCGCTTGTGGTGGTTCTGGCCGGAGCTAGAGGTCAAGATTTTTAGGACTAGTGTAAATCGTGAAACGCTGGTTCGAACTATGGAGGTGGTTTAGATCGATTTGGACTAAAGGCCGGAAAACGAGGACATGCAGAGCCGAGAGCTCAGGTGAGGCTCGAACGACGTCGGCGTAGAAAAAGAGTCTCTGGGTTTTTCTCCGCTTTTCTTGCCGAGGAGAATGACAGTGGTGGAAGGGCGAGGAAATCACCGGAAACTAGTGAGGGTCGAGCAACAGTGGAGTCGTAGTTTTGGATTGTCGCGCGCGGAGGCTGCCGGCGGTGTATGTCAACGGTAAGGCTCGGGCTTGGGTCGGATTTGGGTACTGGATCGATTGGTGGTAGCCGGAGATAGAGTTCTCCGACGATGGCAGAGAgaatgagaagaagagagaggtcggggtcGATGCATGGCTTCGATTCCTCTTCGGTTTGGTTCGGATTTAGCTATTGAgttgattggtggtggtggtttttGTGAGATGGAGGCCGGACGCTGTGTTTCCGGTGGTTGCACAGGGAAGACAAGAAAGAGATGGGTCGGGGAGAGAGTGAGGGATCTATGGTTTTCTAGTTGCCCTTGTGACGAATTACGGAAATCTCCTTGCTGATTCATTTCgggttttgggctcgtaacttttcttttactCGTTTTTCGTCGGAAACCTCCTAAATTATTTCTCGACTTCGCCATAGGCCCGAATGAAAGAACATTGGTCCAAAGTTTAAAATTCGGCCTaataggtggtctcgacacCAAAACAATTTCCGAAATAGATTTCGTCACTTAAATCGCCTTgcaaaaatcttattggcgaaaatTTAGCTTCAAAATTTAAACGAAATTTTTCAGGACTCACAATAAATCCTCTCAAAGCTAATATGGGTGAGGAGTAATCTCCTCAAGGgaaatctgggtgaggagaTATCCTCTTAAAGAAAATTTTGGTGAGGAGTAAGGTAATTCCCTAAAGACAAATATGTGTGAGAAGAAATCCTCTCAAGGCTAATATGGGtgtgaggagaaatcacctcaaaaCTAATATGGGTGAGGAATAATCCTCTcgaggtgaatctaggtgagtagaaatCTCCTCGAGAGGAATCTGGGTAAGGAGCAAGAATTGaaccaatttacctgtgaaagTAATTTTGATCATGTCACCTAAGATGAAGACCACAGCCGATCATGGTGAACAAGGGGTATGACCTAGAAGTTATTGATGTTAAGTCATTGAAACCATTTGATCTTCACACCATCGGAAACAAGAACATgtcaagtcactggccaatcATTGTtatattcatgtcattgaccatGTTACATTGTAAGTccttgaccatgtcactgttataCAAGAATGTTATACAAGTCACTGACATATTTTGGAATTTTCAAGTTATAGTTATATCTAGGTCACTGGCTAGGTAACTGTTAACttcaagtcactggccatgccACATTGTCATTGGTCAGGTCACTGGTCATGTCCAATGTTGATCACAAGTTAGTACCCAAGTCACTATCAATAACATGTTACTTGTCAAATCATTATTATATCCATGTTACTGACTTTGTCGATGACGTGTCAATTCCCGGCCAAGTCACTGGCGAGTGAAGTCAGTGGTCAGGTCAAGTCTctagttagtgaggtcactaaccaagtaattgttaacctcaagtcactggctaTGTCATTGGCCATGTCACAGTCAATCCCTGactaagtcac is a window from the Rosa chinensis cultivar Old Blush chromosome 2, RchiOBHm-V2, whole genome shotgun sequence genome containing:
- the LOC112185382 gene encoding uncharacterized protein LOC112185382 encodes the protein MLHQSYKVCSICSMVGHSAETCTSIRYGGYYGQNTMLGGFQDNQGHWNNYYSPPYSPAWDNSPYSSWNNNPNMQQGSFNAFDASLCSYHDYRPQAPPPQNSGMANNYDEMIKALNAATQAMIQEQQALDASIQQARENGDDWAETQRRWETFISQEQPSTLMVTLEEFPTTTALDQPQDEFNDSSYVEDEIRDLDESYEEQRNVETCEDYELCCITELEKWEMEDPFDDDEDESYQGGSKDELHANVSQVPETIMLPYEDPKSYETIMEDCLKEESIKASTFGPLLLAHGRPHDSSAPHSSSTHVLPIQATFEFVDHAEMVICEHLKSDKEVILAVIVKLKKRWRQRKRRKEKRSIKSHFSIAPKLPKLLARDHAISLKKLKHLIEPRPKPPDYT